In Chroogloeocystis siderophila 5.2 s.c.1, the genomic stretch GTCTAAAGCTGTTGCGCCGTTTTGGAATGTGGTGATTGATTCTGCATTGAATCCTGGTGCGATTTTGGGGTTGCTGTTTTCAGGTTGGGGAACAATTCAAGCGGCGTTGTCTTTGGGATTGATGAGTCGCGGTTATGAACGCGGATTGATTCGGTTTGGTTTATTGTGTGGTCAGCGGGGCAAGGCACTGTCTTGCCCATACAGAGGTTGATTGATGAGTCAGGTGTTTGAGCCAGAGTTAAAGCAATTAGGGTGGCGTGGCTGGTTATATGCATTGTGGAAATTTGCCCGTCCGCACACGATTATTGGCACGAGTTTGAGTGTGTGGGGCGTGTATCTCATTAGTTATGCGATCGCTTCTGCCTCACGTGTAGATTTACTCGCGCCTTTGGGGGCTTGGATTGCTTGTTTGTGTGGCAATGTCTATATTGTCGGGCTAAATCAGCTAGAAGATGTGGCGATAGACAAAATTAATAAGCCACATTTGCCGATCGCATCGGGTGAGTTTTCGCAACGTACAGGTCAGATTATTGTCGCAGTCACAGGAGGGCTGGCGCTACTCTTGGCGTGGGTGTTGGGACCGTATTTATTCGGGATGGTGGCGATTAGTTTAGCAATTGGAACTGCGTATTCTTTACCACCAATTCGCTTGAAGCGGTTTCCGTTTTGGGCGGCATTGTGTATTTTCTCAGTACGTGGTGCGATTGTGAATTTGGGGCTGTTTTTGCATTTTAGCTGGGTGTTACAGGGCAATCGCTCGATTCCTCCTGCTATATGGGTATTGACAGCGTTTATTTTAGTGTTTACGCTTGCAATCGCAATCTTTAAAGATATTCCAGATATCGAAGGCGATCGCCAATATCAAATTACGACTTTGACGATCAAGCTAGGACAAAAAACTGTCTTTGATTTGGCACTTTGGGTACTCACCGTTTGCTATTTGGGAATGTTGCTGGCGGCTTGGCTACCGCAAGTGAGTACCGTATTCCTGATTAGCACGCATTTACTTTTACTGGGGTTGATGTGGTGGCGAAGTAGACAAGTTGATTTACAAGATAAAAGTGCGATCGCGAGTTTCTATCAATTTATTTGGAAACTCTTTTTCCTGGAATACCTAATTTTCCCTGCTGCTTGTCTGCTAGCTTAAAAAAAACAGGCTACTTTTCTGCAAATGACTGACACGCCTCAACTTACTGTATTTGCAATTACCGTCGTCGGAATTGGTTTAACGATCTTGGCTTTCTTTATCCGCGAGGGAGTCATTACCTCCAACATTTACAAGCAGGGAGTTAAACTTTATCAAGACAAAAATTACAGCGCCGCCGAAGCCGCATTTCGTCAAGTAATTGCGCGTCACCCAAGTAATGATTTAGCGCGGTTATTGCTAGGAGATACTCTACTACAGCAAGATCGCGTAGAAGATGCGATCGCCACTTGGCAAGAACTAACAAGCCGCGCACCAAAAAATGTTGACGCGCATCTGCGTTTGGGAATGGCGTTGCTAAAATCGAATCAATTAGAAGATGCGATCGCC encodes the following:
- a CDS encoding homogentisate phytyltransferase produces the protein MSQVFEPELKQLGWRGWLYALWKFARPHTIIGTSLSVWGVYLISYAIASASRVDLLAPLGAWIACLCGNVYIVGLNQLEDVAIDKINKPHLPIASGEFSQRTGQIIVAVTGGLALLLAWVLGPYLFGMVAISLAIGTAYSLPPIRLKRFPFWAALCIFSVRGAIVNLGLFLHFSWVLQGNRSIPPAIWVLTAFILVFTLAIAIFKDIPDIEGDRQYQITTLTIKLGQKTVFDLALWVLTVCYLGMLLAAWLPQVSTVFLISTHLLLLGLMWWRSRQVDLQDKSAIASFYQFIWKLFFLEYLIFPAACLLA
- a CDS encoding tetratricopeptide repeat protein encodes the protein MTDTPQLTVFAITVVGIGLTILAFFIREGVITSNIYKQGVKLYQDKNYSAAEAAFRQVIARHPSNDLARLLLGDTLLQQDRVEDAIATWQELTSRAPKNVDAHLRLGMALLKSNQLEDAIASLETAKNLFQAQRNPQKVQTVTQLLQEIHQQQSPPKLGDLGG